The sequence below is a genomic window from Actinokineospora baliensis.
GCGCAGGTCGGGCATCGTGGCACCGGGCAGGGTCGCGGTGTGCGCCGCCACGGCACCGGGCAGGGCCAACAGCTCCTCCACCCCGGGCGCGGACTCGACGTACCCCGGGACCACGGGTAGCGCGGTCTTGCCGAAGATCCCCGGCTGCGGGGCCGGTAGCGGCGCGGCCGGGGCCCCGAGCACCGCGTCCACCGCCAACCCGACGAGGTCGACGCCGAACTTGTGGGCCACCAGCTCGATCGCGGCCCCGCCGCCCGGCCGAGCCGCGCACTCGCCGAAGGACACGGTTCCCTTGCTGTGGAACAGTTCCATGTGGAACGCACCGTCGCGCAAGCCGAGGGCAGCCAGCGCGGGACCGGCGGTGGCCAGGGCCAGGGCGTACCGGTCGGCGTGCGCGTCGGGGTCGAACACGTACTTCTGCGGCAGGCCGCCGCCGGTCACCGCCAGGGGAGGGGCCACGTACCGGCCGACCGAGGCGAACCGGAGCACGCCGTCGCCGACGACGCCGTCGACGAACCACTCCTCGTCGAAGGCGACCAGGTCCTCCAGGACGAACTGGCCGGTGACCCCGTCGGCGAGCAGCGCGGCGGCGGTCTCGCGCACGGCAGGGGTGTCGGTGACCAGCCGGGTCGCCTGGCAGGCGACCCCACTGGTCGGTTTCAGGACACCACCGGTGAAGCCGGGCAGGTCCAGGTGCGCGAACTCGGCCAGCCCGGCCACGGCGCGCACGGTCGCGGTCGGTATCCCGGCGGCGCGGACCCGCTGCTTCTGGACGACCTTGTCCCGGCACGCGACGGCTGTGTCCACCGGCAGAGCGGCGACCCCGAGCGCGGCACCGAGCAGCGCGGCCGCGACGACGCCGGTTTCCTTGGCCGAGAGCACGCAGCCGATGTCCGACAGCGGCACGCCCGCGCGGGCGAGCGCGCCGAGGAGCTCATCGGCGTTGGCGTGGTCGGCCACCTCGACGAGGGTTTCGCCCGGTAAGGCGGGATCGGTGCCGGTGGCACAGGTGATGGGGCGCAGGCCGCGGTGTGCGGCGGCCGCGCGCAGGTGGGGGTGCGGGCCGAGCAGCAGTGCTCGGCCCAAGTGGACAGACATGCTGGAGTCCCTTGTGTGGTGGGGTTTCAGGCCGCTTCGCGCAGGGCGTGGCGCAGGATGCCGAAACCGAGGTCCAGGTCGGTCGTGGTCGCCACCAGCGGGACCAGGACGCGGATGACGTTGCCGTGCGCACCGCAGCTCTTGACCAGCAGGCCCGCCCCGCGCGCCGCCTCGACCACCGCGGCGGTCGCCTTCGGCGCGGGTTCGCGGGTGTCGCGGTCGGTCACCAGCTCGATGGCCTGCATCGCGCCGAGGCCGCGCACCTCGCCGATCAGCGGGATCTCGGCGGCGAGCTCGTCGAGCCGCGATCGCAGGTCCGCGCCGAGGTCGGCGGCCGCGCGCTGGAACGCCGGGTCGAGCACCTGGTCGAGGGTGACCCTGGCCGCCGCGCAGGACAGCGGGTTGCCCCCCATCGTCCCGCTGGCGATGCCGCCCGGCGGTACCGCGTCCACCAGTTCCGCCCGACCGGTGACCCCGGCCAGCGGCAACCCGCCGCCGAGGGACTTGCCCCAGGCGATGAGGTCGGGGACGGCGCCGGGGACGTGGGCGCAGGCCGCGGGCGGGCCGGTGCGGCACATCCCGGACTGGATCTCGTCGAACACCAGCGCGATGCCGTGCTCGGTGCAGATCTCCCGCAGCCCCAACAAGAACTCCGGCGGCGCGGGGAGGAACCCGCCCTCGCCCTGCACCGGCTCGAACACGACCGCGGCGACGTCGGCCGGGTCCACCTCCCGCGCCAGCAGCGAGCGCACCGAGGCCAGGGCGTCCTCGGCGCTCACCCCGCGGTAGGGGTAGGGGGCCATGGCCCGGTGGGTGTCCGGCACGGGGAAGGCGCCAGGCCGGTCGGTCAGCGCGGCGGTGAGCAGGGTTCTGCCGTGGAATGCGCGGTCGAACGCGATGACCGCGCTTCGCCCGGTCGCCACCCGCGCGATTCGCACGGCGTTCTCCACGGCTTCCGCACCTGATCCCACCAGCAGCGCTTTGTACGGCCCCTCGCCAGGGTGGCAGGCCACCAGCCGCTTGCACACCTGCGAATAGCCGTCGTATTGTGCGGCCGAATAGCCTACGTGCAGGTGTGCTTCGAGTTGTTCCCGTATGGCTACGACGACGGCGGGCGGGGTGTGCCCGCCGTTGAGCGCGCCGACGCCGCCCGCGAAGTCGATGTACTCGTTGCCGTCGACATCGCGGATGCGCGCACCCTCAGCACTGGCCACGACCAGCGGGGATGTCAGCACAGCCGCGGCGACGTACCTTCTGCGCTCAGCGTCCAAATCGGCTGAAAAAGGGTGCACACGGGCACCATTGTGAAATGTGAACAAAGCAAACCCCCAAGGTTCCTCTGTGTCTCGTGGGCAAGCATAGGTGGCGGCGCGACCAAGATCACCAACGTTCTTGGATGCTGAGATATAGCCAACAGACGCCGTCGCGCACCCGACCGGTCTATTGCTCGAAAGCGCGCGGCTGCGATACCCGCGCACTGCGGTGCGAATGGTCCTTACCAATTGCGCTGCGGGTCTGAATTGTCTGTCCACAAAGGAAGTGGCTATTCGATGTGGACATCGATCACGCCGGAGGCCGCGCCCGCCACCAGGTCGATGCGGTGCGGCCGCTGGGCGGGGGCGAGGGTCGTCCACCAGTGCAGGGCCGCCGCCGTGGCTGAGGGGGTGGTGGTGGAGGTGGCCGCGATGGCCGGGCCGACGCGGGGCCAGGCCCGGGTGGTGCCGTCCGCGCCGACGGCGGTGACCAGGCGGGCGGCCGGGTACCTGGCGAGCAGGTCCCGCGCGTGGGTGCCGTCGTCGGCCGCGATGGTGGTCCAGACGACCGCGGCCGCTTCCAGGAGGGCGATGTCGGTGGTGGTGTCGGCGGTGCTCAGCCAGCCGGGGGACCAGCGGCCGGTGGTCCTCGCGATCGCCAGCCGCGCGCGGCCCCCGTCGAGGTGGGCCTGGGTGACCGTCGTCCGGTAGTGCGACGGTTGGGGGAGGTCGACGCGCGGCCGGGGGACCGGGGTGACCGTCGGCCGCGCCACCGGCAGGCCCATGAGCTCGTAGAACACCTGGTCCACGGTCGTCGGTCCGGGGTGGAAGACGGCATCGGTGACCGACCGGGGCGCCGGGGCGGGCAGGTCGTCGGGGACCCCGTCGGCGGGGAGCCGGGGCAGGGTCGACAGCAGGTCCGCGAGCGGCGAGTGCGGGACGACCTCGGGACCGCCGTCCGCGGCGAGCAGCACGGGACGGCCCGCGGCCGCGGCGTAGGCGGTCACCGAACCGTGGTCGGAGACCACGACGTCGGCGGCGAGCAGCCCGGGGCGCCAGTCCTCGGTCGGGGGGATCAGCACCAGGCCCGCCTCGACCGCGGGCCGCAACCACGCGCGGACCTGCAGCGGGCCGTGCCGCTGCCAGACGTTGGGGTGCAGGGTCATGGCCACCCGGTACTCGTCGACGGGCAGCGACGTGACCAGTTCCTCGGCCAGTCCCGGGTTCGTGCCCAGCAGCGAGTGCCTGCCCCAGGTCGAGCACAGCAGCACCACCCGCCTGCCCTCGGCGTCGAAGTGGCGGCGGTGGTGCGGGCGGTGCGGTTCGCTCGCGGTGATCCGGTCCAGGCACGGGTCGGTCGCCACCACCGCGTGCCCGGCCAGCCGAGGGTCGACCGACGCCAGCGCCGCGACCTGGCGCGGGTGCGCCACGACCACAGCGCGCGGCAGGACCCGGCCACCCGCGACCAGCGCCGACGCGCGCAAGCCGGAGATGGCCGCCGGATCGCTGGTCGAGCGGCGGTGGTAGCCCGCCCCGTGCGGCATGAGGACCAGCGGGGCGGCGAACCGGCGCAGGTCGCTGTTGTCGCTGGCGGCCACGGCCAGGTCGAACTCGTCGCGGCCCGCCCGCGCCCAGGGCACCACCAGCGCACCCGAGTCGACCAGCCGCTCGGTGAGCCCGGCGGAGAACACCGACCCGGTGTCGACGGTGAACACCACCTCGACGCGGGGATCACCGACCACCGTGCCGAGCGCGTCCTGCAACCGCAGCAGCGCCGCGGGCGTCCGCACCACCACCAACACCCTGCGCTGCGGCGCGACGGTGTCCCACCGCCCCGCTCGTGCCGGTGTGCCCACCGTCCCCCGCGATCTCCGC
It includes:
- a CDS encoding aspartate aminotransferase family protein, with amino-acid sequence MLTSPLVVASAEGARIRDVDGNEYIDFAGGVGALNGGHTPPAVVVAIREQLEAHLHVGYSAAQYDGYSQVCKRLVACHPGEGPYKALLVGSGAEAVENAVRIARVATGRSAVIAFDRAFHGRTLLTAALTDRPGAFPVPDTHRAMAPYPYRGVSAEDALASVRSLLAREVDPADVAAVVFEPVQGEGGFLPAPPEFLLGLREICTEHGIALVFDEIQSGMCRTGPPAACAHVPGAVPDLIAWGKSLGGGLPLAGVTGRAELVDAVPPGGIASGTMGGNPLSCAAARVTLDQVLDPAFQRAAADLGADLRSRLDELAAEIPLIGEVRGLGAMQAIELVTDRDTREPAPKATAAVVEAARGAGLLVKSCGAHGNVIRVLVPLVATTTDLDLGFGILRHALREAA